One window of the Oncorhynchus gorbuscha isolate QuinsamMale2020 ecotype Even-year linkage group LG17, OgorEven_v1.0, whole genome shotgun sequence genome contains the following:
- the sobpa gene encoding sine oculis-binding protein homolog A isoform X6, whose translation MAEMEKEGRPPENKRSRKPAHPVKREINEEMKVRAERAHPWAGKAGDLHGNPPYSMSFAENTMNELLGWYGYDKVDLRDQDNIDIRNYPDGETHPHISVLKENSLPKIPGGSGENSDVSPNQANSSHSTPTLRNGVTESSTTPSTSTPSTREHGNMPIIVPLIPPPMIKPPADEDVSNVQIMCAWCQKVGVKRYSLNMGTELKSFCSEKCFAACRRAYFKRNKLGYVRNYSARDEDGRGEKLPQHSYSKDTPRLVFKTNSDVLVCDWCKHIRHTKEYLDFGAGERRLQFCSAKCLNQYKMDIFYKETQAALPGGLCNPGHGPVEGKSESSTGAQLLTPESWGTPLGDLRRKAPSPGGNPSVPVPSSSTAASPSETGTVCSPSSKNPTPRAHESPTLPPPSHPSLHSPMGVPLGSPPMVMTPRGPVPLPFFMEHQMMQQMRPPFLRPPPHGPGPNSPLSNPMIPGIGPPPPLPRNLGPPSSPMHRTQFSPHHHPSNNPNLGGNPPGMMPPHPGLHIPSFPFHSNMMPNGPMLMPPMMNFGMPSLAPLVPPPTLLVPYPVIVPLPVPIPIPIPFPYNPKTSKDKPSNNNNPIPSASGEDHRPFSPGSSRGDHKFGPSSSGVHSPGFSGYNLARFGSERSRTDVVDLTVKTESPACASTTASLPEGVIDLTLGRRSRLQQVIQQVVPSVQVKVERDGDSTSPPPSGPFPLHASGQGKGDSSLEDMSQEVREAISDSLEPGFLPCSQATSPSPQPNQNSYNTQLTNHPGTPRTQPCSPPAPCDVIVNGSSQHTDGPSRSTLPTSLSDPGRRGGGGCGEPANCELELEALKENSCLVPEWEPAQTDFSSDRWQ comes from the exons ATGGCAGAGATGGAAAAAGAGGGCAGACCCCCCGAAAATAAAAGAAGCAGAAAACCGGCTCACCCCGTGAAAAGAGAAATCAACGAAGAAATGAAG GTTCGGGCTGAGCGGGCCCACCCATGGGCAGGCAAGGCGGGTGATCTCCATGGCAACCCGCCCTACTCCATG AGTTTTGCGGAGAACACCATGAATGAGCTGCTTGGCTGGTATGGCTATGACAAGGTGGACCTGAGAGACCAGGACAACATCGACATACGGAACTACCCAGATGGAGAGACACATCCACACATCTCTGTCCTGAAAG aAAACTCTTTACCAAAAATCCCAGGAGGATCGGGGGAGAATAGTGATGTCTCCCCAAACCAAGCCAATAGCTCCCACTCTACACCGACATTGAGGAACGGAGTGACAGAGTCCTCCACCACCCCGTCCACCTCCACACCCAGCACCAGGGAGCATGGGAACATGCCCATCATAGTTCCACTGATCCCACCCCCCATGATCAAGccaccagcag ACGAGGATGTGTCTAACGTCCAGATCATGTGCGCATGGTGTCAGAAGGTTGGCGTCAAACGCTATTCCCTAAACATGGGTACTGAGCTGAAGAGCTTCTGCAGTGAGAAGTGCTTTGCCGCCTGCCGCCGAGCCTACTTCAAGAGAAACAAG CTTGGATATGTAAGGAATTACAGT GCGAGAGACGAAGACGGCCGTGGTGAGAAATTACCCCAGCACAGCTATTCTAAGGATACGCCCAGGCTTGTCTTCAAGACAAACAGCGATGTGCTT GTATGTGACTGGTGCAAACACATCCGCCACACCAAGGAGTACCTGGACTTTGGTGCTGGTGAACGGAGGCTGCAGTTCTGCAGTGCCAAATGCTTGAACCAGTACAAGATGGACATCTTCTACAAAGAGACTCAGGCGGCGCTGCCAGGGGGCCTGTGTAACCCAGGACACGGCCCTGTGGAGGGCAAGTCGGAGAGCAGCACCGGGGCGCAGCTCCTCACCCCCGAGTCCTGGGGCACGCCCTTGGGTGACTTACGTCGCAAAGCCCCTTCCCCTGGGGGAAACCCCTCTGTGCCAGTCCCCTCCAGCTCCACCGCTGCCTCTCCCTCTGAGACAGGCACTGTCTGCTCCCCTTCCTCCAAAAACCCCACGCCCAGAGCCCACGAGAGCCCCACCTTACCCCCTCCCTCACACCCCTCTCTGCACTCTCCCATGGGAGTCCCCTTGGGTAGCCCCCCAATGGTGATGACGCCCCGGGGACCAGTGCCCCTGCCCTTCTTCATGGAGCACCAGATGATGCAGCAGATGCGGCCACCTTTCCTCCGCCCACCTCCCCATGGCCCAGGCCCTAACAGCCCCCTGTCCAACCCCATGATCCCTGGCATCggaccaccaccacccctgccgAGAAACCTGGGTCCACCATCCAGCCCTATGCACAGGACACAGTTCTCACCCCACCACCATCCCTCTAACAACCCCAACCTGGGAGGGAACCCCCCAGGGATGATGCCACCCCATCCAGGCCTACACATACCCAGTTTTCCCTTCCACTCCAACATGATGCCAAACGGGCCCATGCTTATGCCACCCATGATGAACTTTGGTATGCCTTCCCTCGCCCCTCTGGTTCCCCCGCCAACCCTGCTGGTCCCTTACCCTGTAATCGTGCCCCTGCCGGTGCCCATCCCTATCCCCATACCCTTCCCCTACAACCCCAAGACCTCCAAGGACAAacccagcaacaacaacaaccccaTTCCCAGTGCATCAGGGGAGGACCacaggcccttctcccctggttCCTCCAGAGGGGATCACAAGTTTGGGCCCTCCAGTTCCGGGGTGCACTCCCCGGGCTTCTCTGGCTACAATCTGGCCCGCTTTGGCTCTGAGAGGAGTAGGACTGACGTGGTGGACCTGACCGTGAAGACTGAGAGTCCGGCGTGTGCCTCCACCACGGCCTCCCTTCCCGAGGGCGTGATCGACCTGACTCTGGGCCGGCGATCGCGGCTGCAGCAGGTCATCCAGCAGGTGGTGCCCAGTGTCCAGGTAAAGGTGGAACGAGATGGGGACTCAACCAGCCCCCCACCTTCTGGACCATTCCCTCTGCATGCCTCTGGGCAGGGGAAGGGGGACAGCAGCCTAGAGGACATGAGCCAGGAGGTCAGGGAGGCCATTAGTGACTCTCTGGAGCCAGGCTTCCTGCCTTGTAGCCAGGCCACATCACCATCCCCACAGCCAAACCAAAACTCCTACAATACCCAGCTAACAAATCACCCTGGCACACCACGGACCCAGCCCTGCAGCCCACCTGCCCCCTGTGATGTCATAGTAAATGGCAGCAGTCAACACACAGACGGCCCCAGCCGGAGCACACTACCCACATCTTTGTCTGACCCTGgccggagaggaggaggaggttgcgGCGAACCAGCCAACTGCGAGCTGGAGCTGGAGGCGCTGAAGGAGAACAGCTGCTTGGTGCCAGAGTGGGAACCAG CTCAGACAGATTTCAGCTCAGACAGATGGCAGTAA
- the sobpa gene encoding sine oculis-binding protein homolog A isoform X7 has protein sequence MAEMEKEGRPPENKRSRKPAHPVKREINEEMKSFAENTMNELLGWYGYDKVDLRDQDNIDIRNYPDGETHPHISVLKENSLPKIPGGSGENSDVSPNQANSSHSTPTLRNGVTESSTTPSTSTPSTREHGNMPIIVPLIPPPMIKPPADEDVSNVQIMCAWCQKVGVKRYSLNMGTELKSFCSEKCFAACRRAYFKRNKVCDWCKHIRHTKEYLDFGAGERRLQFCSAKCLNQYKMDIFYKETQAALPGGLCNPGHGPVEGKSESSTGAQLLTPESWGTPLGDLRRKAPSPGGNPSVPVPSSSTAASPSETGTVCSPSSKNPTPRAHESPTLPPPSHPSLHSPMGVPLGSPPMVMTPRGPVPLPFFMEHQMMQQMRPPFLRPPPHGPGPNSPLSNPMIPGIGPPPPLPRNLGPPSSPMHRTQFSPHHHPSNNPNLGGNPPGMMPPHPGLHIPSFPFHSNMMPNGPMLMPPMMNFGMPSLAPLVPPPTLLVPYPVIVPLPVPIPIPIPFPYNPKTSKDKPSNNNNPIPSASGEDHRPFSPGSSRGDHKFGPSSSGVHSPGFSGYNLARFGSERSRTDVVDLTVKTESPACASTTASLPEGVIDLTLGRRSRLQQVIQQVVPSVQVKVERDGDSTSPPPSGPFPLHASGQGKGDSSLEDMSQEVREAISDSLEPGFLPCSQATSPSPQPNQNSYNTQLTNHPGTPRTQPCSPPAPCDVIVNGSSQHTDGPSRSTLPTSLSDPGRRGGGGCGEPANCELELEALKENSCLVPEWEPGKRGPSEEAVQGGTWEGKLEANGNLMDLDDDDDHAYALLLPKAGCVIQPLPKPSDKTAIVSCSISAPLAAGAGSPELEPPLKRRCLRIRNQNK, from the exons ATGGCAGAGATGGAAAAAGAGGGCAGACCCCCCGAAAATAAAAGAAGCAGAAAACCGGCTCACCCCGTGAAAAGAGAAATCAACGAAGAAATGAAG AGTTTTGCGGAGAACACCATGAATGAGCTGCTTGGCTGGTATGGCTATGACAAGGTGGACCTGAGAGACCAGGACAACATCGACATACGGAACTACCCAGATGGAGAGACACATCCACACATCTCTGTCCTGAAAG aAAACTCTTTACCAAAAATCCCAGGAGGATCGGGGGAGAATAGTGATGTCTCCCCAAACCAAGCCAATAGCTCCCACTCTACACCGACATTGAGGAACGGAGTGACAGAGTCCTCCACCACCCCGTCCACCTCCACACCCAGCACCAGGGAGCATGGGAACATGCCCATCATAGTTCCACTGATCCCACCCCCCATGATCAAGccaccagcag ACGAGGATGTGTCTAACGTCCAGATCATGTGCGCATGGTGTCAGAAGGTTGGCGTCAAACGCTATTCCCTAAACATGGGTACTGAGCTGAAGAGCTTCTGCAGTGAGAAGTGCTTTGCCGCCTGCCGCCGAGCCTACTTCAAGAGAAACAAG GTATGTGACTGGTGCAAACACATCCGCCACACCAAGGAGTACCTGGACTTTGGTGCTGGTGAACGGAGGCTGCAGTTCTGCAGTGCCAAATGCTTGAACCAGTACAAGATGGACATCTTCTACAAAGAGACTCAGGCGGCGCTGCCAGGGGGCCTGTGTAACCCAGGACACGGCCCTGTGGAGGGCAAGTCGGAGAGCAGCACCGGGGCGCAGCTCCTCACCCCCGAGTCCTGGGGCACGCCCTTGGGTGACTTACGTCGCAAAGCCCCTTCCCCTGGGGGAAACCCCTCTGTGCCAGTCCCCTCCAGCTCCACCGCTGCCTCTCCCTCTGAGACAGGCACTGTCTGCTCCCCTTCCTCCAAAAACCCCACGCCCAGAGCCCACGAGAGCCCCACCTTACCCCCTCCCTCACACCCCTCTCTGCACTCTCCCATGGGAGTCCCCTTGGGTAGCCCCCCAATGGTGATGACGCCCCGGGGACCAGTGCCCCTGCCCTTCTTCATGGAGCACCAGATGATGCAGCAGATGCGGCCACCTTTCCTCCGCCCACCTCCCCATGGCCCAGGCCCTAACAGCCCCCTGTCCAACCCCATGATCCCTGGCATCggaccaccaccacccctgccgAGAAACCTGGGTCCACCATCCAGCCCTATGCACAGGACACAGTTCTCACCCCACCACCATCCCTCTAACAACCCCAACCTGGGAGGGAACCCCCCAGGGATGATGCCACCCCATCCAGGCCTACACATACCCAGTTTTCCCTTCCACTCCAACATGATGCCAAACGGGCCCATGCTTATGCCACCCATGATGAACTTTGGTATGCCTTCCCTCGCCCCTCTGGTTCCCCCGCCAACCCTGCTGGTCCCTTACCCTGTAATCGTGCCCCTGCCGGTGCCCATCCCTATCCCCATACCCTTCCCCTACAACCCCAAGACCTCCAAGGACAAacccagcaacaacaacaaccccaTTCCCAGTGCATCAGGGGAGGACCacaggcccttctcccctggttCCTCCAGAGGGGATCACAAGTTTGGGCCCTCCAGTTCCGGGGTGCACTCCCCGGGCTTCTCTGGCTACAATCTGGCCCGCTTTGGCTCTGAGAGGAGTAGGACTGACGTGGTGGACCTGACCGTGAAGACTGAGAGTCCGGCGTGTGCCTCCACCACGGCCTCCCTTCCCGAGGGCGTGATCGACCTGACTCTGGGCCGGCGATCGCGGCTGCAGCAGGTCATCCAGCAGGTGGTGCCCAGTGTCCAGGTAAAGGTGGAACGAGATGGGGACTCAACCAGCCCCCCACCTTCTGGACCATTCCCTCTGCATGCCTCTGGGCAGGGGAAGGGGGACAGCAGCCTAGAGGACATGAGCCAGGAGGTCAGGGAGGCCATTAGTGACTCTCTGGAGCCAGGCTTCCTGCCTTGTAGCCAGGCCACATCACCATCCCCACAGCCAAACCAAAACTCCTACAATACCCAGCTAACAAATCACCCTGGCACACCACGGACCCAGCCCTGCAGCCCACCTGCCCCCTGTGATGTCATAGTAAATGGCAGCAGTCAACACACAGACGGCCCCAGCCGGAGCACACTACCCACATCTTTGTCTGACCCTGgccggagaggaggaggaggttgcgGCGAACCAGCCAACTGCGAGCTGGAGCTGGAGGCGCTGAAGGAGAACAGCTGCTTGGTGCCAGAGTGGGAACCAGGTAAGAGGGGCCCAAGTGAGGAGGCAGTGCAGGGGGGCACTTGGGAAGGCAAACTGGAAGCCAATGGCAATCTTATGGATCTGGACGATGATGACGACCACGCCTATGCACTGCTGCTGCCCAAGGCTGGCTGTGTCATCCAGCCCCTGCCAAAGCCCAGCGACAAGACGGCCATCGTGTCATGCAGCATCAGCGCTCCCCTGGCAGCAGGGGCAGGGAGCCCCGAGCTGGAGCCACCGCTAAAGAGGAGGTGCCTGCGAATACGCAATCAGAACAAATGA
- the sobpa gene encoding sine oculis-binding protein homolog A isoform X4 yields MAEMEKEGRPPENKRSRKPAHPVKREINEEMKSFAENTMNELLGWYGYDKVDLRDQDNIDIRNYPDGETHPHISVLKENSLPKIPGGSGENSDVSPNQANSSHSTPTLRNGVTESSTTPSTSTPSTREHGNMPIIVPLIPPPMIKPPADEDVSNVQIMCAWCQKVGVKRYSLNMGTELKSFCSEKCFAACRRAYFKRNKARDEDGRGEKLPQHSYSKDTPRLVFKTNSDVLVCDWCKHIRHTKEYLDFGAGERRLQFCSAKCLNQYKMDIFYKETQAALPGGLCNPGHGPVEGKSESSTGAQLLTPESWGTPLGDLRRKAPSPGGNPSVPVPSSSTAASPSETGTVCSPSSKNPTPRAHESPTLPPPSHPSLHSPMGVPLGSPPMVMTPRGPVPLPFFMEHQMMQQMRPPFLRPPPHGPGPNSPLSNPMIPGIGPPPPLPRNLGPPSSPMHRTQFSPHHHPSNNPNLGGNPPGMMPPHPGLHIPSFPFHSNMMPNGPMLMPPMMNFGMPSLAPLVPPPTLLVPYPVIVPLPVPIPIPIPFPYNPKTSKDKPSNNNNPIPSASGEDHRPFSPGSSRGDHKFGPSSSGVHSPGFSGYNLARFGSERSRTDVVDLTVKTESPACASTTASLPEGVIDLTLGRRSRLQQVIQQVVPSVQVKVERDGDSTSPPPSGPFPLHASGQGKGDSSLEDMSQEVREAISDSLEPGFLPCSQATSPSPQPNQNSYNTQLTNHPGTPRTQPCSPPAPCDVIVNGSSQHTDGPSRSTLPTSLSDPGRRGGGGCGEPANCELELEALKENSCLVPEWEPGKRGPSEEAVQGGTWEGKLEANGNLMDLDDDDDHAYALLLPKAGCVIQPLPKPSDKTAIVSCSISAPLAAGAGSPELEPPLKRRCLRIRNQNK; encoded by the exons ATGGCAGAGATGGAAAAAGAGGGCAGACCCCCCGAAAATAAAAGAAGCAGAAAACCGGCTCACCCCGTGAAAAGAGAAATCAACGAAGAAATGAAG AGTTTTGCGGAGAACACCATGAATGAGCTGCTTGGCTGGTATGGCTATGACAAGGTGGACCTGAGAGACCAGGACAACATCGACATACGGAACTACCCAGATGGAGAGACACATCCACACATCTCTGTCCTGAAAG aAAACTCTTTACCAAAAATCCCAGGAGGATCGGGGGAGAATAGTGATGTCTCCCCAAACCAAGCCAATAGCTCCCACTCTACACCGACATTGAGGAACGGAGTGACAGAGTCCTCCACCACCCCGTCCACCTCCACACCCAGCACCAGGGAGCATGGGAACATGCCCATCATAGTTCCACTGATCCCACCCCCCATGATCAAGccaccagcag ACGAGGATGTGTCTAACGTCCAGATCATGTGCGCATGGTGTCAGAAGGTTGGCGTCAAACGCTATTCCCTAAACATGGGTACTGAGCTGAAGAGCTTCTGCAGTGAGAAGTGCTTTGCCGCCTGCCGCCGAGCCTACTTCAAGAGAAACAAG GCGAGAGACGAAGACGGCCGTGGTGAGAAATTACCCCAGCACAGCTATTCTAAGGATACGCCCAGGCTTGTCTTCAAGACAAACAGCGATGTGCTT GTATGTGACTGGTGCAAACACATCCGCCACACCAAGGAGTACCTGGACTTTGGTGCTGGTGAACGGAGGCTGCAGTTCTGCAGTGCCAAATGCTTGAACCAGTACAAGATGGACATCTTCTACAAAGAGACTCAGGCGGCGCTGCCAGGGGGCCTGTGTAACCCAGGACACGGCCCTGTGGAGGGCAAGTCGGAGAGCAGCACCGGGGCGCAGCTCCTCACCCCCGAGTCCTGGGGCACGCCCTTGGGTGACTTACGTCGCAAAGCCCCTTCCCCTGGGGGAAACCCCTCTGTGCCAGTCCCCTCCAGCTCCACCGCTGCCTCTCCCTCTGAGACAGGCACTGTCTGCTCCCCTTCCTCCAAAAACCCCACGCCCAGAGCCCACGAGAGCCCCACCTTACCCCCTCCCTCACACCCCTCTCTGCACTCTCCCATGGGAGTCCCCTTGGGTAGCCCCCCAATGGTGATGACGCCCCGGGGACCAGTGCCCCTGCCCTTCTTCATGGAGCACCAGATGATGCAGCAGATGCGGCCACCTTTCCTCCGCCCACCTCCCCATGGCCCAGGCCCTAACAGCCCCCTGTCCAACCCCATGATCCCTGGCATCggaccaccaccacccctgccgAGAAACCTGGGTCCACCATCCAGCCCTATGCACAGGACACAGTTCTCACCCCACCACCATCCCTCTAACAACCCCAACCTGGGAGGGAACCCCCCAGGGATGATGCCACCCCATCCAGGCCTACACATACCCAGTTTTCCCTTCCACTCCAACATGATGCCAAACGGGCCCATGCTTATGCCACCCATGATGAACTTTGGTATGCCTTCCCTCGCCCCTCTGGTTCCCCCGCCAACCCTGCTGGTCCCTTACCCTGTAATCGTGCCCCTGCCGGTGCCCATCCCTATCCCCATACCCTTCCCCTACAACCCCAAGACCTCCAAGGACAAacccagcaacaacaacaaccccaTTCCCAGTGCATCAGGGGAGGACCacaggcccttctcccctggttCCTCCAGAGGGGATCACAAGTTTGGGCCCTCCAGTTCCGGGGTGCACTCCCCGGGCTTCTCTGGCTACAATCTGGCCCGCTTTGGCTCTGAGAGGAGTAGGACTGACGTGGTGGACCTGACCGTGAAGACTGAGAGTCCGGCGTGTGCCTCCACCACGGCCTCCCTTCCCGAGGGCGTGATCGACCTGACTCTGGGCCGGCGATCGCGGCTGCAGCAGGTCATCCAGCAGGTGGTGCCCAGTGTCCAGGTAAAGGTGGAACGAGATGGGGACTCAACCAGCCCCCCACCTTCTGGACCATTCCCTCTGCATGCCTCTGGGCAGGGGAAGGGGGACAGCAGCCTAGAGGACATGAGCCAGGAGGTCAGGGAGGCCATTAGTGACTCTCTGGAGCCAGGCTTCCTGCCTTGTAGCCAGGCCACATCACCATCCCCACAGCCAAACCAAAACTCCTACAATACCCAGCTAACAAATCACCCTGGCACACCACGGACCCAGCCCTGCAGCCCACCTGCCCCCTGTGATGTCATAGTAAATGGCAGCAGTCAACACACAGACGGCCCCAGCCGGAGCACACTACCCACATCTTTGTCTGACCCTGgccggagaggaggaggaggttgcgGCGAACCAGCCAACTGCGAGCTGGAGCTGGAGGCGCTGAAGGAGAACAGCTGCTTGGTGCCAGAGTGGGAACCAGGTAAGAGGGGCCCAAGTGAGGAGGCAGTGCAGGGGGGCACTTGGGAAGGCAAACTGGAAGCCAATGGCAATCTTATGGATCTGGACGATGATGACGACCACGCCTATGCACTGCTGCTGCCCAAGGCTGGCTGTGTCATCCAGCCCCTGCCAAAGCCCAGCGACAAGACGGCCATCGTGTCATGCAGCATCAGCGCTCCCCTGGCAGCAGGGGCAGGGAGCCCCGAGCTGGAGCCACCGCTAAAGAGGAGGTGCCTGCGAATACGCAATCAGAACAAATGA
- the sobpa gene encoding sine oculis-binding protein homolog A isoform X3, with translation MAEMEKEGRPPENKRSRKPAHPVKREINEEMKSFAENTMNELLGWYGYDKVDLRDQDNIDIRNYPDGETHPHISVLKENSLPKIPGGSGENSDVSPNQANSSHSTPTLRNGVTESSTTPSTSTPSTREHGNMPIIVPLIPPPMIKPPADEDVSNVQIMCAWCQKVGVKRYSLNMGTELKSFCSEKCFAACRRAYFKRNKLGYVRNYSARDEDGRGEKLPQHSYSKDTPRLVFKTNSDVLVCDWCKHIRHTKEYLDFGAGERRLQFCSAKCLNQYKMDIFYKETQAALPGGLCNPGHGPVEGKSESSTGAQLLTPESWGTPLGDLRRKAPSPGGNPSVPVPSSSTAASPSETGTVCSPSSKNPTPRAHESPTLPPPSHPSLHSPMGVPLGSPPMVMTPRGPVPLPFFMEHQMMQQMRPPFLRPPPHGPGPNSPLSNPMIPGIGPPPPLPRNLGPPSSPMHRTQFSPHHHPSNNPNLGGNPPGMMPPHPGLHIPSFPFHSNMMPNGPMLMPPMMNFGMPSLAPLVPPPTLLVPYPVIVPLPVPIPIPIPFPYNPKTSKDKPSNNNNPIPSASGEDHRPFSPGSSRGDHKFGPSSSGVHSPGFSGYNLARFGSERSRTDVVDLTVKTESPACASTTASLPEGVIDLTLGRRSRLQQVIQQVVPSVQVKVERDGDSTSPPPSGPFPLHASGQGKGDSSLEDMSQEVREAISDSLEPGFLPCSQATSPSPQPNQNSYNTQLTNHPGTPRTQPCSPPAPCDVIVNGSSQHTDGPSRSTLPTSLSDPGRRGGGGCGEPANCELELEALKENSCLVPEWEPGKRGPSEEAVQGGTWEGKLEANGNLMDLDDDDDHAYALLLPKAGCVIQPLPKPSDKTAIVSCSISAPLAAGAGSPELEPPLKRRCLRIRNQNK, from the exons ATGGCAGAGATGGAAAAAGAGGGCAGACCCCCCGAAAATAAAAGAAGCAGAAAACCGGCTCACCCCGTGAAAAGAGAAATCAACGAAGAAATGAAG AGTTTTGCGGAGAACACCATGAATGAGCTGCTTGGCTGGTATGGCTATGACAAGGTGGACCTGAGAGACCAGGACAACATCGACATACGGAACTACCCAGATGGAGAGACACATCCACACATCTCTGTCCTGAAAG aAAACTCTTTACCAAAAATCCCAGGAGGATCGGGGGAGAATAGTGATGTCTCCCCAAACCAAGCCAATAGCTCCCACTCTACACCGACATTGAGGAACGGAGTGACAGAGTCCTCCACCACCCCGTCCACCTCCACACCCAGCACCAGGGAGCATGGGAACATGCCCATCATAGTTCCACTGATCCCACCCCCCATGATCAAGccaccagcag ACGAGGATGTGTCTAACGTCCAGATCATGTGCGCATGGTGTCAGAAGGTTGGCGTCAAACGCTATTCCCTAAACATGGGTACTGAGCTGAAGAGCTTCTGCAGTGAGAAGTGCTTTGCCGCCTGCCGCCGAGCCTACTTCAAGAGAAACAAG CTTGGATATGTAAGGAATTACAGT GCGAGAGACGAAGACGGCCGTGGTGAGAAATTACCCCAGCACAGCTATTCTAAGGATACGCCCAGGCTTGTCTTCAAGACAAACAGCGATGTGCTT GTATGTGACTGGTGCAAACACATCCGCCACACCAAGGAGTACCTGGACTTTGGTGCTGGTGAACGGAGGCTGCAGTTCTGCAGTGCCAAATGCTTGAACCAGTACAAGATGGACATCTTCTACAAAGAGACTCAGGCGGCGCTGCCAGGGGGCCTGTGTAACCCAGGACACGGCCCTGTGGAGGGCAAGTCGGAGAGCAGCACCGGGGCGCAGCTCCTCACCCCCGAGTCCTGGGGCACGCCCTTGGGTGACTTACGTCGCAAAGCCCCTTCCCCTGGGGGAAACCCCTCTGTGCCAGTCCCCTCCAGCTCCACCGCTGCCTCTCCCTCTGAGACAGGCACTGTCTGCTCCCCTTCCTCCAAAAACCCCACGCCCAGAGCCCACGAGAGCCCCACCTTACCCCCTCCCTCACACCCCTCTCTGCACTCTCCCATGGGAGTCCCCTTGGGTAGCCCCCCAATGGTGATGACGCCCCGGGGACCAGTGCCCCTGCCCTTCTTCATGGAGCACCAGATGATGCAGCAGATGCGGCCACCTTTCCTCCGCCCACCTCCCCATGGCCCAGGCCCTAACAGCCCCCTGTCCAACCCCATGATCCCTGGCATCggaccaccaccacccctgccgAGAAACCTGGGTCCACCATCCAGCCCTATGCACAGGACACAGTTCTCACCCCACCACCATCCCTCTAACAACCCCAACCTGGGAGGGAACCCCCCAGGGATGATGCCACCCCATCCAGGCCTACACATACCCAGTTTTCCCTTCCACTCCAACATGATGCCAAACGGGCCCATGCTTATGCCACCCATGATGAACTTTGGTATGCCTTCCCTCGCCCCTCTGGTTCCCCCGCCAACCCTGCTGGTCCCTTACCCTGTAATCGTGCCCCTGCCGGTGCCCATCCCTATCCCCATACCCTTCCCCTACAACCCCAAGACCTCCAAGGACAAacccagcaacaacaacaaccccaTTCCCAGTGCATCAGGGGAGGACCacaggcccttctcccctggttCCTCCAGAGGGGATCACAAGTTTGGGCCCTCCAGTTCCGGGGTGCACTCCCCGGGCTTCTCTGGCTACAATCTGGCCCGCTTTGGCTCTGAGAGGAGTAGGACTGACGTGGTGGACCTGACCGTGAAGACTGAGAGTCCGGCGTGTGCCTCCACCACGGCCTCCCTTCCCGAGGGCGTGATCGACCTGACTCTGGGCCGGCGATCGCGGCTGCAGCAGGTCATCCAGCAGGTGGTGCCCAGTGTCCAGGTAAAGGTGGAACGAGATGGGGACTCAACCAGCCCCCCACCTTCTGGACCATTCCCTCTGCATGCCTCTGGGCAGGGGAAGGGGGACAGCAGCCTAGAGGACATGAGCCAGGAGGTCAGGGAGGCCATTAGTGACTCTCTGGAGCCAGGCTTCCTGCCTTGTAGCCAGGCCACATCACCATCCCCACAGCCAAACCAAAACTCCTACAATACCCAGCTAACAAATCACCCTGGCACACCACGGACCCAGCCCTGCAGCCCACCTGCCCCCTGTGATGTCATAGTAAATGGCAGCAGTCAACACACAGACGGCCCCAGCCGGAGCACACTACCCACATCTTTGTCTGACCCTGgccggagaggaggaggaggttgcgGCGAACCAGCCAACTGCGAGCTGGAGCTGGAGGCGCTGAAGGAGAACAGCTGCTTGGTGCCAGAGTGGGAACCAGGTAAGAGGGGCCCAAGTGAGGAGGCAGTGCAGGGGGGCACTTGGGAAGGCAAACTGGAAGCCAATGGCAATCTTATGGATCTGGACGATGATGACGACCACGCCTATGCACTGCTGCTGCCCAAGGCTGGCTGTGTCATCCAGCCCCTGCCAAAGCCCAGCGACAAGACGGCCATCGTGTCATGCAGCATCAGCGCTCCCCTGGCAGCAGGGGCAGGGAGCCCCGAGCTGGAGCCACCGCTAAAGAGGAGGTGCCTGCGAATACGCAATCAGAACAAATGA